Proteins from a single region of Acinonyx jubatus isolate Ajub_Pintada_27869175 chromosome D3, VMU_Ajub_asm_v1.0, whole genome shotgun sequence:
- the CD3H5orf52 gene encoding uncharacterized protein C5orf52 homolog isoform X2, with amino-acid sequence MAYHLVTISESFFSVVDAAAQQPRPSVTWNLGSPLGYSTAAQATTSSGTTPAWTFQRDRLGSHPEINVGTHPQICFLRPRTAQLPVLFSLMNSSEAAVKKFLPKSNLPRVIIRDNLSAQRVYEMEIRASDKTKRKMSHLYDHLKKKFMTDQLRKLGCWRRESMNIQQYLGSIQVCKIRKLRPER; translated from the exons ATGGCTTATCATCTGGTTACCATTTCTGAGTCGTTCTTCAGTGTGGTAGATGCGGCTGCCCAGCAACCCAGGCCCTCGGTCACATGGAACCTGGGCTCGCCTTTGGGTTATTCGACCGCCGCCCAGGCCACCACCAGTTCCGGCACCACCCCGGCCTGGACCTTCCAGCGCGATAGGCTCGGCTCTCACCCCGAAATCAACGTAGGGACCCACCCGCAGATCTGCTTCCTGCGGCCGCGGACAGCGCAGCTGCCGGTGCTCTTCAG CTTAATGAATTCCAGTGAAGCAGCAGTGAAAAAATTTTTGCCCAAGAGCAACTTACCCCGGGTGATTATTCGTGACAACCTCAGTGCACAACGAGTCTATGAGATGGAG ATAAGAGCTTCAGACAAGACCAAGAGAAAGATGAGCCACTTGTATGACCATCTGAAGAAAAAGTTCATGACCGACCAGCTCAGAAAGCTGGGGTGCTGGAGACGGGAATCCATGAACATCCAGCAGTACCTGGGAAGCATCCAAGTATGCAAG ataaggaaactgaggccagagaggtga
- the CD3H5orf52 gene encoding uncharacterized protein C5orf52 homolog isoform X1, whose translation MAYHLVTISESFFSVVDAAAQQPRPSVTWNLGSPLGYSTAAQATTSSGTTPAWTFQRDRLGSHPEINVGTHPQICFLRPRTAQLPVLFSLMNSSEAAVKKFLPKSNLPRVIIRDNLSAQRVYEMEIRASDKTKRKMSHLYDHLKKKFMTDQLRKLGCWRRESMNIQQYLGSIQVCKVQFNLHPHRKSQPP comes from the exons ATGGCTTATCATCTGGTTACCATTTCTGAGTCGTTCTTCAGTGTGGTAGATGCGGCTGCCCAGCAACCCAGGCCCTCGGTCACATGGAACCTGGGCTCGCCTTTGGGTTATTCGACCGCCGCCCAGGCCACCACCAGTTCCGGCACCACCCCGGCCTGGACCTTCCAGCGCGATAGGCTCGGCTCTCACCCCGAAATCAACGTAGGGACCCACCCGCAGATCTGCTTCCTGCGGCCGCGGACAGCGCAGCTGCCGGTGCTCTTCAG CTTAATGAATTCCAGTGAAGCAGCAGTGAAAAAATTTTTGCCCAAGAGCAACTTACCCCGGGTGATTATTCGTGACAACCTCAGTGCACAACGAGTCTATGAGATGGAG ATAAGAGCTTCAGACAAGACCAAGAGAAAGATGAGCCACTTGTATGACCATCTGAAGAAAAAGTTCATGACCGACCAGCTCAGAAAGCTGGGGTGCTGGAGACGGGAATCCATGAACATCCAGCAGTACCTGGGAAGCATCCAAGTATGCAAGGTCCAGTTCAACCTCCATCCTCACAGGAAAAGCCAGCCACCCTAG
- the DUSP18 gene encoding dual specificity protein phosphatase 18 has product MTAPPCTFPVQFRQPSVSGLSQITSSLYISNGVAANNKLMLSSNRITTVINVSVEVVNTLYEDIQYVQVPVADTPISRLCDFFDPIADHIHSVEMKQGRTLLHCAAGVSRSAALCLAYLMKYHAMSLLDAHTWTKSCRPIIRPNNGFWEQLIHYEFQLFGKNSVHMVSSPMGVIPDIYEKEVHLMIPL; this is encoded by the coding sequence ATGACAGCACCCCCGTGTACCTTTCCGGTTCAGTTCCGGCAGCCATCAGTCAGCGGCCTCTCACAGATCACCAGCAGCCTGTACATCAGCAATGGGGTGGCTGCCAACAACAAGCTCATGCTCTCCAGCAACCGGATCACCACGGTCATCAATGTCTCGGTAGAAGTGGTGAACACTTTATACGAGGACATCCAGTATGTACAGGTGCCAGTGGCTGACACACCCATCTCACGTCTCTGTGACTTCTTTGACCCCATTGCTGACCACATCCACAGTGTGGAGATGAAGCAGGGCCGCACACTGCTGCACTGCGCTGCTGGCGTGAGCCGCTCAGCTGCCCTCTGCCTTGCCTACCTCATGAAGTACCATGCCATGTCCCTGCTGGACGCCCACACGTGGACCAAGTCATGCCGGCCCATCATCCGGCCCAACAATGGCTTTTGGGAGCAGCTCATCCACTATGAGTTCCAGCTCTTTGGCAAGAACTCCGTGCACATGGTCAGCTCCCCTATGGGAGTAATCCCTGACATCTACGAGAAGGAGGTCCATTTGATGATTCCACTGTGA